The nucleotide sequence GGTAAGGGTGGTATAACTGGAATATATCGCGTAGGTAGATTATTGAACttagtttgttgtttataaGCCTTTTTGATCTCATCAAATCTTGAAATAAGTGATGGCTTTAGTCCATATAGTGTGCGAGTTTGAAGCGTTTCCCACGTCGTGGTAGGATTGTAAATAATTGTACCAATGAAGCGTCTATTGGGGAAAAACTCTTCAattattgatttaattgGTTCAGTGTTTAGTTGTGGTTTATTTCGCTTGTTCAGTGGAGCCGGAAATTCCGTGGTGCTGAGTTTGTACTTCTCACCAGAAGCATTCCTCTGTATATTTACTTGCTGCAACTGCTGTTGTTCATTACTGGTAGGGGCTTGACTCGGCGAGTTGTTATTATGTtcaagatgatgatggtgatgatggttTGGATTGTCAACTAtatgatggtggtgatgacGGTGGTGTGGATGTAcatgatgatggtggtggtggtgatgatgatgtggTAAGGAATGTTGTTcagattgattttgtacTTGCGATGAAGATTGTTGCTGTGGATTCTCAATGGTCGTGACCAGTACAGGCgcatttgatgatgaagcGTAATGTATTTCTGGTTGATTCAGCATCGTCAGTTTTTGttaaaatttgaaatgtaAATGCAGTTTAGTTCAATTGCGCTTTATTCGTTGTTCCCTCGTTAAAATTCAGTAATACTCCACAGAAACAGTCTCGATAATGTCTTGTCGGTCTCTGCAGTAAAGTTAAACTCTTTGAGATAAAAATGTGAAACACCCGACACTGTATTTTGATACCTATGTGTGtccttcaattgaaaagcAACCTCAAGCGTAATTGATACCAATTGAGTAGTAACTTTGCGTTAATTTCGGTTATAAATATAAAGCAAATATGAATGTCAAAATTCGCGATGACATatgattccaaatttgttgCATTCAGTTTTTTTGTGCGCCATTCGTCATTCGCTAGAGTAAAGTCGATAGAGATTTGCGAGGAAATGGAATATGGAAAAATTGCATAAGAGAGTGTATTGGGCTCACCAAAACCAATAGTTGGAAAGCAATAATAGAGTTTAAATTTGTGATTGTGGTTCAGTTATGATTAGTCAACCGTTATCGAATCTATACTTAGTACAACTTCTACTGGTGGTGCCCTCCAATGATTGGAATGTGGGATTTAATTCTGCATTATTCACATGCTCTAAAACAATTACGATAGTTCCTTCTCATTGCCATCTTTGAGCAATCAGTAAAGCCAAAAATATTCTCCGTGATTGTGTAGATACCAGATTAGCTTAGTTACTCCCTTGGTCCTCTATAAGGGGCATCTCGTTTTTGAAGCAACGGCATTAAACGACCTCTAATAATTAGCCTGTTGAAGAGCAGTTAAGCTCAGTAGTACATCTATGTCTCATAATATTGTCAAGACAGACTCTAAGGTTCTTACTTGCATCTACGATGGCAGCTCCTTTGCCTTTGCAACCAAAACTTCGCCGGAAGTATCAAGCTCTAATAACCTACAATTACAAGCACAAGGCAATAGGGGGTTGGTAGTCTACTTTAAACACTAGTTCCAACCTTCAGGTGATTGCAAGGGATGGTCCATCACAACATTCCGAATCTGAATTCACATGTAAATATAGTGTGACTAATCAGACAAGGGTTTTGCACGTGCATTAGTATAGGGCTCAAAACTACTTCATAATAGTTTGTCAAAGCTACCACCTCATATTAATAGcagaaagaaaaatacATTATTTCTCTGGTATCTATGAGTTTGATAATTACATAATCGGTGACGTGCACATTACATAATGCATACTAACCTTTGGTGTAACGCTAAAccagaagaaaaaaaaaacttgtgtcttcaaattttcacttAGTCAATAGAGTTTATCAACCTCAACCTATattacatcaacaatggcTGAATCACACAGATGTATGTTTTTGAATCGAAGGTCAAATATATAAATGGGATGGCATGCGTTATTTGGAAGTGATCAGGAACGTTTGAACAATTGTATACCCGTTATTCCATCGAATGGAATGCAATGGAAGACTTGGAAAATACTCAAATGTATTCATATTAGTCAAGAAATCGACAGCATGAACTTGACAGGGAAGTCGAACGACGACTTGTCATCTGCTTTCCATGCTTCTCGGAGTTTCCACGAATCAAATACTTGTGTGTCTCAACACTCGAATAACGCTTTCCCATTTACTCCAAACAAAATACtaacttcttcttctagTATACGTTAAAGGTAAACACATCTCATACCAAAGATCCAAAAATGTCACCAACCCAAAGGtttcattgattcaaattgaaggTGTTGGTTCTCCACAAGATGCCAAATTCTACTTGGGTAAAAGAATCGCTTACGTTTACAGAGCTCAAAAGGAAATCAGAGGTTCTAAAATCAGAGTTATCTGGGGTAAAATTGCTAGAACCCACGGTAACAATGGTTTAGTCAGAGCTAACTTTAAAAAGAACTTGCCACCAAAGACTTTCGGTGCTTCAGTTAGAATTATGTTGTACCCATCAAACATCTAAGCAAATTATTGGATAAAAAGCTTGATTGTTAGGATAAAACATGAACATATACAACAAACCATATATATTGAAAGGGGtctcaaaatcaaaactaaaACCTACAAATTTTTTACATATTATAACTGAATGAACTGGGTGTCGAACATAATACAATACACTCTATCCGCTCAGGTATATAAGGAGAGAGAGAATGAAGAAGTGTGTAACTTTATAGTTAATGACTTGGTGTTAATATAAAAAGcatttatatataaatattgataaatgtCGAACGATATAACCGTGTATTTTGTAGTACACCTGTGTAGAAAGACTATTTATTCAAGATATCTTGACTAACTATCTTGCCAAAAACTACACATTCCAACAAGGAACTGCCACCGAGTCTGTTTGCACCGTGGACACCAGCACTAACCTCACCAACAGCATACAAGTTTGGAATGACTTGACCTTGAGAATTGATTACATGGGCACttgaatcaacttcaattcCACCCATAGCAAAATGTAAGACTGGCGTTGTCAACCCGAAATAAAATTCTGAAGATATTGCACTTCCAAATACAGTTCTACCTAAATGATCGTCCTTGGTTCTAACAACATTAccatattcatcaagtgTTTGCTTCAAGTTGGCGGTAGTTTGTTTAACATTTTCagaatttattttttgcaacaacttcaataaaTCTCCGACACCTCCCTTTTGCAACAATCCTTGTGAAGCATAGAAATCAATATGATTCGCCGCTTTAGAGTAGTCGTCGCCGCTAACGACAAGAACGGAAACATATGTCCCAACAGGTAATCccaattcattttcttgcttgatttgacaattttgtatAACCGCATCAGTAACAATATCTCTTGTAGTCAATTCGTTAACAAATCTCTTGCCATTTGGTGATAACAAAATACCTCCAATACCACGCATAAGCTCTCCACAAAGGAATTTCCATTGAGATCCAACATTGTCCAATTTAATAAATCCAGTAGGGTGgacttgaatttgatccatttgaatcaaatgagCATCGATATCGCGCAAAGCGACTTTCTGGCCATCTCCAGTTGTTTGTTCACCGTTGGATGATGGAAATTTAAGCAAATCGGGTCGATATTGTTTGAGTAATGAAGATTCAAGATTTTGTGTATCAGCTGAAAATCCACCAGTAGCCAACACTATGCCATCGCCAAATTCAGTCCTGAGATCAGTGGAACTTTCATCTTGATATTGAACACCATTGACTTTACCATCCCCtgataaaattttcaccaaaCGGCTGTTCATGAGTATAGTTAATATCTCAGGGTTGTTTGCttgaatttcttcaatacGCTTAATTAAAGCCAGAACTATTGCAAACCCAGGTGGTAATTTGCCTGCTCCTTTATGGGTCCTGGCAAATGAATGACCGCCTAGTTGCGTAACCAGTGAAAGATCAATCTTTAAGTCTTGAGTCAACCATTCAATGGCATCGCGTGATCGAGAAGTTAATTCATTAACTAAACCAGTATTACACAAACCCTTTCCTGACTTGAGTGTATCTTGTTTAAACGCTTCCACGGAATCCTCGTTTTTCTGATATATTGTAGGCACTCCATTAATCCCCGATGAAGCTTTGATTGAATTCCCACCCAATTTGGCCGTTTTTTCAATTAAGGTAACTTTATGATTTTGGGAAATTAATTGCAACGTTGTAGTTAGTCCCGCAAGTCCTGAACCCACTACAATCGTATGGCTAGACGATGAATTCATTGTGGGGAAAAACTTGGCAACTGCCGATTTCAATACTGGATAGAACTGGATGTTTAATAGAACAATAACAACGGTGGCGAGTGCGTATCGCTTGAAATAAAACACCTTGACTAGAAACAATTGTGGAATGCAAGAAGTCCAATAAAATTAGTAAGTTGCAGCTGGCAACTTTCCTATTTATACTTTTAACAATGCGACATTGAGGAGGATTTACAAAGCTAATTGTCACAGTCATTAGCGATAAAGGAGAGAGATGAACtgattttttctttttcggAAAACACTTGCATAAAATTGAACGTCGAGATTACGTAAGTCATTCGGCTTTTGAAGAGAACAACAACTCGGACGGAAATCCTTTATTTATGGATGCGCAACGGGGTACAAATAAAACACTTCAAATCAACAGGTCTACACTCTTTAGAACTTAGCCTATACACAACACAAGCATCCTAGATCTTTATGTCATCCCTTTCAAATTTTGCGGGAACAAATCTCCAATGCTTTGCATCCCCGTGATCGTATTTCgattttttcaatgagCCCAGAGGTACATTGTGGATTGACAAATTAGCTTGATTGGTTAAATTAATGAAATCATCAGGTGGAGTCAAGTTGGTGTCCTCTGATCGGTTGTTGTAATCAACTACATCAAACCATCTAGTTTGCCATTTGGATCCGgtttccttttccttctttcttAACTCTCTTTGctcattttcaatcttggaCTTTTCTTCAGCAATCAAATTGTAATCCAGCTTTCTAATTGCTTCGGCAACCTTTTCCCATGCTCTTCTAGATTCAAAGtctttttgttcttcaatGGGCTTAACGCTCAAAGGCACAGCTTTCAATGCATTAGCATCATAAAACAACTCACCAGTCTTGGAGGTAGGAGTTGCTGATCCCTTGTCGATATACGACTTTCCTGACCATTGCCCTTGTATTGTAACCAAAGCATTTTCCTTTGATGAGCTAGAAAAAGCGTCGCGGTATATTCTTGCCTTAAAGGTGTTCTTCTTTCCTGAAACCCAACCTCTTCCACTGTATTCTATAACTGTGAAGTAACCATTGGAAGCTTGTATATATGAGGTTCCCtccaactcaacaaaaggAGCAGCAGTAATTAATCCTTCAATATGTAAAGGAGGCAAAGTGATCAAGTAgctttctttcaaatcattgtAATCTAAAAGCGCATGTCCATATTGTTTAATGTTTATGGAAGTAGCAGAAATCTTGGATGTGATACCATTATATCCTTGCAACATGACATTGTTCTTAGCATTTTTAATGGCGTATGCAGTTACAGGTGGGTGATGGCTAACTTGCTCACTCAACAAGATCGTCTCGCCCAACTCTTCATTATCCCACTTCCCGACAAAAACCTCCCCCAAAAAAGGATTCAACGGCTTCTTTTCACTTCCCATGCTTTCGTTTCTTGAGCAATATTGAGATTTCAATGTAGAAATAAACCACTTAGTAACTGCGATAGCTCTTTTCAAGTTTATGGCATCAACGGTTGATGCTTCTGCATCCTCAGAAACAGTCAACTTATTTGCTGCAACAAATAAATCTGGATGCTCGGCCCAATATTGAGAATATTCCACAAGTGATGTTGGTGATAATATAAAGGGTGGCGCAGTTAATGAAGACAAATCACCATTAAAAGACGCAATTGACTTGAGGAAAGACGTCCATGAATGAGAACTtgaggaagatgaagcGGAGGCTGAGGCATTTGAggatattgaagatggtgaGTCGGATTTAGCGTCGGATGCCATATTGGAGGGTTCTAGTGTAGTTATAAAATGTAGGTTAGGTCAGCAATAACAGCTAATAGTAATGGTATTGCGTTGCGGTATTGCTGTGAATCGCTTAgttattttctttttattcgTACCTGTGACTaccttttttcttttttgcttcctcttttttttccttcCATTCCTTATCCTGAGCATGTCATTCACAACTATACGAGACTACAAGCTATCGTAGAGATTGCACAATGTAACAAGGAGCTCTCCGGTTTGCATGGAATTGGTTTAGTTGTAAGTAAATTTTATGCCCCATACATCTATACATGCTAGAAGGTAACTTTTATCAGCTATATCCTTACATATGAAATTTGCAACACCCTATTCCATTGCTTTATAGCTTGATATAAATGTGCTTGTGATTCAATATGACCACTATGGATATCCACGCAGCACTATATCCgattaaaatcaaaaatgcGACCGTATTAGATACTTCTAATGTGTTGATTAGCATATTTATCAATCCGGTCAAGAGATTGCCCAACAAAAATGCGAGCAACCCGTTATTATTAACTCCCTCtaataaatttgaagcTACTTTAGTTTGCACCGGTAACAATCTGTCTATTAAGTTATACCCCAACAAGAATGTAGCATTGTAGGATACCACCCACAAAACGTACGATGCATTGGCCAACCTTCTTGAAATGCTTGTGAAATAGTTGGAATTATTAACAATAGTGAACAATGCTTGATAAAACACAGTGGCTATGATCAAGCCCTGTGTGGTGGTTACTGTTATAAGATTGGAGTTTTTCCGGAATGCTTTAGTTTTACTTATGGAAATCAAGTTATTCCTGGTAGGATATTCAGTTAAAACAAACGATCCAAATGATTGACCAAAGATGAATATAGTAAAGTATCCCAAAAATGAGTAGATACCTTCCTTGTTCATTGTTATGAAGTTATTCATTCTGTTTTCGCCAGACAAAATGACCTGAAGCACATTAGTCCTCTTCAATAATAACTCATTTAATGCGATAAATATAAATGCAACCACTACCCTCGGTAAAATGGTGAGAAATGGGTCCAAGACTCCTAATAAAACAGGCAACAATCCTAAAGTTATGAAAAAATTCCAGTGAATACCATACTCAGTAACATGTTCTTGATACTCTAGTTGCTTCACACTGACGAATCTGGCGAAGCCCAATACTAACAAAGGGAATGCCTTAGTCGTActttgtttgataattttcaaGTAGGCTTTCCAGCTGAACTTATACTGAGAATGCGCTTTAATCAATTGCCTCGAATTTACTAATCCCATTGAATATACAAAAGACCCCACTCCCAAATCCATCATTGATGTGCCCCATGTTTCTACTTTTGCGAATCTCCTAGggaaaattttaaaatcaaCTGCCAATATAGCtaaattggtgatgatcAACATGTGTGACCTATAAGCAGTGAGAAACTGTTTTCTAGTCAAAAGTGTATCATTTGTTTTATTCGATTGTCGATGGTGGTGCCTTTGTTTGTTTTCAGTTGTGTAATGGTTTAATAAATAGACGAGCAAAGATGGAAGGAATATTGAGTAATGTAGGAATGTTGGATTGTTGCTATAGATTGTAATGGCTGTTAGTATAGTTAGTACATTAATCACATAGTCATAAACCAAAGgcaattgaatgattgaATCCTTGATGAACTTGTATGCTAAATATGATGTTAATGCCACCGATGTCACCAAATAAATTTCCTCAATCGATCCCCCCGTCAAATCTGAAACAAAattctctttcaattgtttcaatgaagacatttgataaatctaTTTAGGATAAGCAGCCTCAATTGATGTCCACAGCGTTGGCAAATTACAGGGGAAATTATAAGGTCTTTGTTATTCTCAGAAAATCTGACAAAATCGATCCAAGagaaaaagttttggtCTCTGCATAAGATATCAAAGATTGTTAATAAACAATTACAACACAAGGTTGGTATACAGTACTGAGCTAACACGGCAGAGCTGTTGAAGACGATACAATACTATCTTGACGCTCTTTTGATACAATAACCAAGAAATTCCAGACATGGAACACCACGAATCTGTAATAGCAACAGATAATTCGGCCACCCTATCAAATCCGTCTGACAAGCGCAACAGCTCAAAACTTGTACATAATCAGTCAAGCTCGAGTTTATTAGATACTCCTGATGTCATGGGAAACTACAGTCCAGAGTCATCAAATACGAGTCCTGTTTCTCTGCCCGAGGAGCCAAAATCCCCGCGTTTGACAATTTCACATTTGCACAATTTACCTTCAAACAGTTACAACGATTTCGTGGTATATTCAGACTCTGATGACATTGCGTCTCAAAGCTCATTAGATTTGCAAAACGACGACTTTAAATCGGGAAGAGATATTCGAAgccaattgaaaaaattagCAAGAAGTCAAAGCTCTGACGAGGATGAGGTAgtggatgaagatgagataaatattgtcaatattgataaagttgagACTCGAAATGGAATTACACCAAGCAGAGACTTGGATTCTGAGGCGAATCTAAAACCTActtttgctgttgatgaaacaCCAAAGCGCAAAAGAAGCTCTACATCTTCACGAACGTCTTCTCCACTAAGAAGAGTTATGTCACCAAGTGCTGATGACACTCCAAGCAAACGTACAAGCAAACTGCGTGGAAAGATACGAAGGAGGTCTAAGGAACCAAGCGAAAAATCTCATAGATCAATAGAGAAGTCAGGAACTGGTTACACTTCAATGCCACCATCAGGAAAAGTTTTCAGAAACATGTTAATATTAGAGGAAAGTTTGAGAGAGCAGGTAATACAACAAAGAGCAATGAGACGAAAATACTTGATCTTTTTGGCAATATTGTGTTCAATTATTGCTGGATTGGCCCatcatttgtttattttggaTGCGGCTGTTTCCTCAACGGGTACTGCtagattgattttgaagttcttattgatttcaacaGTAATCACCTTATTATTGTATCACTTATCAGGAGAATATCAAAAAACTATCGTTCTTCCAAGGAAGTTTTTATCCTCAACAAATAAAGGGTTGAGACAGTTGAATGTGAGATTAGTAAAAATTAAAACGCCGCTTGCTGATAAAATGACGGACTTAATACGAGAGTTTTCACTCCTTGTGGTTAATTTTGCATTGGAGGTATTCCACAGGGTATCGCCTAGTTCCATACAAAATAAAGACTCAAAGATTGAAGTTTTTCTAGTCACTTGCCAATCGCAATGTCAACCCCGTATAGGAGTGACGGACgtgaagttgttgttgaatgcCAGAGTGTTTAATGTTGATATCAGAGAAGGTTGGGAAATCTATCGGAGCGAATTTTGGATCAATGAAGGTGTGAGgagaagaaacaatttaCTATCTTTCATAAATGGAGCcaaattggagaagaaaCAGCAATTAAAAAGGCGCAAGAGAACAACCTCAACACCACCCACGATGCCTTCAAAATTGAGCGAAGAAAATTTACTCAAACTAGACTCATCTATAAAGTGAGCTTTGATGTTGTTTGGTTTTGACAGTTGGTGTTGTAATAAGTAAATTgcattttgtgtaactaaAAAATCCTGATCAAAAAACCTCATCTCTGAATTTTGTACAAAATAATTCTATAAGTTCACTTG is from Candida orthopsilosis Co 90-125, chromosome 1 draft sequence and encodes:
- a CDS encoding Rpl33a protein (S. cerevisiae homolog RPL33A is structural constituent of ribosome, has role in and localizes to cytosolic large ribosomal subunit) yields the protein MAESHRLYVKGKHISYQRSKNVTNPKVSLIQIEGVGSPQDAKFYLGKRIAYVYRAQKEIRGSKIRVIWGKIARTHGNNGLVRANFKKNLPPKTFGASVRIMLYPSNI
- a CDS encoding Osm1 flavoprotein subunit of fumarate reductase yields the protein MNSSSSHTIVVGSGLAGLTTTLQLISQNHKVTLIEKTAKLGGNSIKASSGINGVPTIYQKNEDSVEAFKQDTLKSGKGLCNTGLVNELTSRSRDAIEWLTQDLKIDLSSVTQLGGHSFARTHKGAGKLPPGFAIVSALIKRIEEIQANNPEILTILMNSRLVKILSGDGKVNGVQYQDESSTDLRTEFGDGIVLATGGFSADTQNLESSLLKQYRPDLLKFPSSNGEQTTGDGQKVALRDIDAHLIQMDQIQVHPTGFIKLDNVGSQWKFLCGELMRGIGGILLSPNGKRFVNELTTRDIVTDAVIQNCQIKQENELGLPVGTYVSVLVVSGDDYSKAANHIDFYASQGLLQKGGVGDLLKLLQKINSENVKQTTANLKQTLDEYGNVVRTKDDHLGRTVFGSAISSEFYFGLTTPVLHFAMGGIEVDSSAHVINSQGQVIPNLYAVGEVSAGVHGANRLGGSSLLECVVFGKIVSQDILNK
- a CDS encoding Kes1 protein (S. cerevisiae homolog KES1 has role maintenance of cell polarity, post-Golgi vesicle-mediated transport, sterol transport, exocytosis, endocytosis), yielding MASDAKSDSPSSISSNASASASSSSSSHSWTSFLKSIASFNGDLSSLTAPPFILSPTSLVEYSQYWAEHPDLFVAANKLTVSEDAEASTVDAINLKRAIAVTKWFISTLKSQYCSRNESMGSEKKPLNPFLGEVFVGKWDNEELGETILLSEQVSHHPPVTAYAIKNAKNNVMLQGYNGITSKISATSINIKQYGHALLDYNDLKESYLITLPPLHIEGLITAAPFVELEGTSYIQASNGYFTVIEYSGRGWVSGKKNTFKARIYRDAFSSSSKENALVTIQGQWSGKSYIDKGSATPTSKTGELFYDANALKAVPLSVKPIEEQKDFESRRAWEKVAEAIRKSDYNLIAEEKSKIENEQRELRKKEKETGSKWQTRWFDVVDYNNRSEDTNLTPPDDFINLTNQANLSIHNVPSGSLKKSKYDHGDAKHWRFVPAKFERDDIKI
- a CDS encoding Gwt1 protein (S. cerevisiae homolog GWT1 has glucosaminyl-phosphotidylinositol O-acyltransferase activity, has role in GPI anchor biosynthetic process and localizes to nuclear membrane-endoplasmic reticulum), which gives rise to MSSLKQLKENFVSDLTGGSIEEIYLVTSVALTSYLAYKFIKDSIIQLPLVYDYVINVLTILTAITIYSNNPTFLHYSIFLPSLLVYLLNHYTTENKQRHHHRQSNKTNDTLLTRKQFLTAYRSHMLIITNLAILAVDFKIFPRRFAKVETWGTSMMDLGVGSFVYSMGLVNSRQLIKAHSQYKFSWKAYLKIIKQSTTKAFPLLVLGFARFVSVKQLEYQEHVTEYGIHWNFFITLGLLPVLLGVLDPFLTILPRVVVAFIFIALNELLLKRTNVLQVILSGENRMNNFITMNKEGIYSFLGYFTIFIFGQSFGSFVLTEYPTRNNLISISKTKAFRKNSNLITVTTTQGLIIATVFYQALFTIVNNSNYFTSISRRLANASYVLWVVSYNATFLLGYNLIDRLLPVQTKVASNLLEGVNNNGLLAFLLGNLLTGLINMLINTLEVSNTVAFLILIGYSAAWISIVVILNHKHIYIKL
- a CDS encoding Spo7 protein (protein similar to S. cerevisiae Spo7p); the protein is MEHHESVIATDNSATLSNPSDKRNSSKLVHNQSSSSLLDTPDVMGNYSPESSNTSPVSSPEEPKSPRLTISHLHNLPSNSYNDFVVYSDSDDIASQSSLDLQNDDFKSGRDIRSQLKKLARSQSSDEDEVVDEDEINIVNIDKVETRNGITPSRDLDSEANLKPTFAVDETPKRKRSSTSSRTSSPLRRVMSPSADDTPSKRTSKSRGKIRRRSKEPSEKSHRSIEKSGTGYTSMPPSGKVFRNMLILEESLREQVIQQRAMRRKYLIFLAILCSIIAGLAHHLFILDAAVSSTGTARLILKFLLISTVITLLLYHLSGEYQKTIVLPRKFLSSTNKGLRQLNVRLVKIKTPLADKMTDLIREFSLLVVNFALEVFHRVSPSSIQNKDSKIEVFLVTCQSQCQPRIGVTDVKLLLNARVFNVDIREGWEIYRSEFWINEGVRRRNNLLSFINGAKLEKKQQLKRRKRTTSTPPTMPSKLSEENLLKLDSSIK